A window of Ruminiclostridium herbifermentans genomic DNA:
TAGTTGATTCTGTCTTCTGACCATTTGACTTCGGTGTAATTGTTGTAACATATACAAGTGTACGAGTTAGCTTATTATCTCCATTAGCTAAAGAATATGTATACGTTGAAGTTAATGTCTGGGTATTAGTCTTTGTATCATCTTTAAGCTTCTTTGATATTGTCACAGTTCCGCTAAGGATTATAGGCACACCGCTCAAAAAACATGGTTCCTGATAATCATACTCAACTTTGCTGGAGGTAGTAGTGGAAGTAGTTGCAGTGGGCACTTCCCCCGATGATATACCGCCGTCATATCCGCTATCTCCTTGCTTTGCAAATGTCATATCCGGTGCAGTCAGAGATAATAGCATTGTAACTGCTAAACCTAAGCATATGTATTTTTTTACCTTAATTCGTTTTAATAAATTTTGCAAAATAGTCAACCCCCACTTTATATGATTTTTTACTACAATCTTTCTATTCTTCAACTATAACTATATACGCATCTCCAGTTGTGGTATTATCTTTCTTTAGGACTCGTATTTTATCACCTTTTTTAATTTCAGAAGGATTTATTCTCTTATTATTCTTTATTATTAAAGAATTTGTCAAAAGCTTGAAATTACTGTCCTTCATTTCAACCCATAAATGCTTGGTTGCGTCATAATATTTACAATTACGTAATGCTATTGCATCAGCTTGTTTAAGAATACTTCCATCCTCACCTATTGTCTCTCCTGACATGCTTGCCACAACACCTGTTATATTGAAATTACCGTAAGGTGCAGTGCTTATTTCAACTGCGTTTACACCATCACTTAATATGTATATAGTTCTATCATAGAAAGTGCCATCATCATTATAGATGCTAAAGTCACCCTGCCCTATTATACCATCTGTATCAGTAATTCTAGTGTCTGCCGATAAATTAAAGGTTATTGGAGTATTTGCATAGTTCCAGTTTGTACCTTCAAGCCTTGCATAGGATTGTAAAGTGACACTCTTGTACTCATTAATACTGCGAATTCTTCCTCTATATAATTGGATAGCCTCAGCTCCTGGTCTGTCCTCTATTGAAACAATTCCAGCTATTAGCTTTCCTGTTTCAGCGTCCCTGTTAGCCATAACATATGCATAGTCATTAGGTGCCACACTGCCACCCTGTACCAGCCTGCCATTCTTAACAACAATTGTTCCATTATTTATAGCAATATTATCTAAGGATTTTTCAAGTGTAAAACTATTGGAACTTGTAGTATTATATACCTTGTCATTGTATGCAACTTCTTTGTCTGAATTATCAATAAAGCTTGCTGCAACACCATTTTCGCCATTGCCGTAATCCTTTTCGCTGACTACATAGACTGTATTTCCATTCAAATATGTATTTAATGTTGAAATAGTTCTTTCACTTCCGTCGAAATAAGCCTTAAAATTGCTGCCTACATTTATTGTCATAAAAGGATCTGTTGTGTTCTTTATCCATTGACCCTTATAGAGAGTCCATGGATTACTAAGCACAATTTTGTCTGATAAATCATCATAGCCTTCAAATGTTCCCTTATAGACATTTGCTACCAGCTTGTCCCCGCCTTCAATTACTATTTCTTTTAGCACAGTAACATTTGGAGCAACGTTAACTATAAGCTTTACCTTATCACCATTTTGTAATTGGCTTAGCTTTGTAAGCTTTCCTTCCTTAATTACATTTACACCGTTTGTACTATAAATCAGCTGTTTTCCCTTTTCTGTTTCAACTGTAATTGTGTTAATCTTCTTGTTTATTATCTTTCCATAGTATATTGAGTAGTTAGGGACTCCACTGATGGAAGAAATAGCACCGCTATCATCTATCCTAATGAACACCGTATCTCCCGGCTCAATATCACTTAATTCTGCTGGCACATGATTCTTAAAGACCTCTACAGCATTTGGATCAGCATAATTAAAGGTTCTAAGTGTAGATGTCTCTAATGGAGTCTTACCAGTTCCATCTTCATTGTAAAGTGTTATGTATCCAAGCTGAGGATTATTTTCCTCGACTATTCCTGCGACCAAGCCCTGCTCACGTTCCTTTTTAACAGTTATAGGAGTTATTTCAACTATCATATCCTGCTTTAAACCTATAATAACAATGCTTCCGGGTTTTATGTCTGAAACCTCAACCTTTGCCTTAGTCAGCGCATTTATGACACCGTTTGAGTATGATTTATTTTCATATACAATGCTTCCATCAGCATATGTCTGTGGTTTTGGATCTGCAACATCTTGGTTTGGATATTCAATTTCTTGCTTAAGAGGTGTAATATTAATTGTTCTGCCATTACTATTTACACTGTTTACAATAGCTGCCTTATAGCCAATCTCCTTGTTGCTGGAAAGCACACGTGCATACTGCACTGTCATGTCCTCAATGCCAGCAATATATTCAATTCTGTCTCCTACTGCCAAGCTATTAGAATTAGTAATATTTCCGTTTTTGTACACTGGTATTTCTGTACGGGAGGAAACCTGGGCACTTCCCGTAAGTTCATTTGAGGTTGTTGTAGGTTTTTGATACTGAGCTTCTACTGTTATTGTATCAAGAAGTCCGTCTGAATTACGGACATAGTATGTATTATAATCTATTTGATATCCCTTTGAGGTATCTTTTGTTGAACGTTTTTCTTCAATTGTTGCTGTTCTCTTTTCCATATTGCGAAGTGGTAAAATCACATGCTCAGCGTTCTTTAAGATTCTAGCAACCTGTGACCGTGTAACGGCCTGATTTGGATTAAAGTTTCCTCTGCCGTCGCCACTCATAATATTATTTTCAAGTATAGCTTCTATGTAGGGTACATTTTCTGCCTTTGCACTTTTCCAGTCTGCAAAGCTGTTGAACAATTCCTGTTGGTTATATACAGGTAACAGCATCAGCGCCTTTGCAAGCCATGTAGCAAACTCCTGTCTCGTTACAGCTGAGCTTCTTTTAAAAGCTGAAGCCTCCAAGCTTGTCTGATCTGTTTGCATTGCATCGGCCAAATCTTGTAAGCTAATCAATCCCTCATTTGCTGCTAACTGGAGACTTCCATCATATAGAACTGACTGAAGGCTGGTCTTTTTCTGTGCAGCAGGTCTGGAATCATTTAGTGTCTGTCCTTGTGTTGTAATATCCTGAGCTCTGTTTGCTGCCATATACACCAGATAAAGTGCCATTTCCTTTGAAATAGAGCCATTAGGGTTAAATACCGTGCTCCCTAATGATGGGAATATTCCAAGAGCACCATTTTGGTATATAGCATCCTTAAGGTCATAGCCAGCTTTGCTGATATCTGTATATTTCAAATTACTAATAACTGCTTGACCATTTTTTGAAGCATTATAAGCATTTGATACCTGTTCATCTGCTACAGCAGCACTCACTAAACCTGTCTGAAAAATCAGTACTGAACTGAGCACTACTGCAATAGTTTTTGACAGCCTTTGAGAATTTTTTTTGTTGCTTATATTTTGGTCTGAATATTTAATTTTTTGTTTGAAAAATTTTAAAAAAGTCATATATTTAGCCCCTATTATTAATATAGTAATTTTTTATCGCACCAAGCTTTAAAATAAAATTTTTTGACTATAGAAAATTTTATTAGTATCAGCGGCGCGTAAGCGAGGCTGGAGATTTCAAAACATTTTAAAATCAAAGCGGTTCCCACTGCTTATAGAAGCTGGGGATATGTACTTGCCTCGTTATACTTTTCTTGTTTATATTATCGGCTTATTTTATAGATTTTTGTGTTAAAGTTTCATTACAAAATGAGAAGTTTTATAGTATATTCGTTTTCGAGTCAATTTTTATATCTTAAACTCCTATCTGTCTAGATTTTGTATAAATTGCGCTTATTTAATATATAACATTTGAAAAATATCAATTATTTTCTATAAAAGTCTTCTACTATGTTACAAATTATATACTATTTCTATAGTAATATGTATATGCTTAATAGATACAAATACTGGAAATGTTTATATAGCCTATGTTCGAAATTATGATATTCTATCTTCAATAAATTTTTATATTAATTAATATGTTCTACACATAAAACTTCATCTTTCATTGTAAAGAAAAATTAGCCCTCTTTTTTCTACAGCATTTATTAAATTACTTAAATTATATATTTCTCTTATTATATTACAATTAACTTATCAAAATCAAAGTCTTAAGCAGAACACCCCCACTCCTTTTATTTCCATAAAAAGTATGTGATAATTATTATAAGTTGAGCCTTGCTCAAGTTTACCAATGGCTTGTTGTCTAGTAATTAATTTAACTTTCCCATTTAAAAATCGCAGGTATTAAACTTATCAATGGAAAGTTGGATTAGAAATATTTGCATGAATTAGTTGCGTGAAAAAAGCTTGCGTTTTTTGAGACTCGAAATCGCACCATGTAAGTAAACTATACTTTCGATTTGTTTTGGCAACAAACCATTGATAAGCTTGAACATCAACAGATTTTTGAGTTAGAAAAATAATAAAGCTAACTAATTAAAATTAATCAAGGAGATGTTTTTCATGAGTGTTGAGAAATTGTCCAAAGTCTTAGAATCCAGTGATAACATTGTATTTTTCGGTGGCGCTGGAATGAGCACAGAATCTGGTATTGCTGATTTTCGTTCACAGAATGGACTTTATAAAACCTCCACTGGTTACGAGTATCCAGCCGAAACAATGCTTTCACACAGTTTTTTTGTCTCTCATACCAATGATTTTTATAGATTTTATAAAGAGAAAATGATTTTTAAGGATGCAAAACCCAATGCTGGTCATATTGCATTAGCTAGGCTTGAGAGCATGAGTAAATTAAAAGCCGTTATAACTCAGAATATTGATGGTTTGCATCAGCTTGGAGGAAGTAAAAATGTTTTTGAACTACATGGTTCTGTGCATAGGAACTATTGCATTGGCTGCCATGCTTTTTATGATTTAGATGCTATTATTAATTCTGATGATATAGTTCCTCTATGTTCCCATTGTGGAGGCATAATTAAGCCTGATGTTGTATTATATGAAGAACCACTGGACGATAATATTGTAAATGGCGCAGTAAATGCTATTAAAAACGCTGATGTCCTTATAGTTGGAGGAACATCATTAGTAGTTTATCCTGCAGCTGGACTTATAAATTATTTTGGAGGCGAAAATCTTATTTTAATAAACAAAAGCACTACCCAATATGACTCAAAAGCTGATTTAGTAATTCACGATTCTATTGGAAAGGTTTTAAGTACTGCTGTTAATATGCTGTAAATCAATTAAACATTTTGCTATATTTCTTCCATTTTCTCAATCCAAAGACAATTGAAACAGCACAAAATAACGTAATACTAACTATGATATTTGATATAAACTGTCTATATGTAAAATTCCCATTTATCAGAACTCTCAATATTGGGATAAAAATCCCCAATGGTATAGAGACCGTTATTATCCAATGAAACAATAAATATTTAAATTTGCCTTGCTCCTTTATTTTTGTCCACTGTTCTTGTGTAATATCAGTTTTCATTCAAAGCACCATCCATATAGTTTTATTTACATAAAATTCTACTATAGTTTATCTATTATATCAATTCTAATCAGTAAAGGCCTCTTTCCTAGTCTTTAGCTGCCAATCAATACTTTACTCATTTTAAATATCATCTTTTGCTGCCCAATCAAAACTTAATTTATTGAAAATATGCTCTTTTGCTGGCAAAAAAGCAATCAGGTATTATTTTTACAGCAAACTACGAGACTATTTTAATCCCAGCATACAAAGTATATGCGAAATTTATATCCAAAATTTATATCCTAAACAAATTTTTAATTTGGAAACATAGCATATTCATTGTATATTTTTTGCACGAATTTATCAAAAAGCACATAGGATGTAATAGCCTGTATTCTATATTAGGTTTTAAATTTACGCGACTCAACTTTCACAGTTGAATTGGAGGTGTGAGAGTTTATCAATGAAATGTTGAGTTAAATAATATTTAATCTATAAGGATTGAAGTAATTCCAGGCAAATAAAACTCAATAAAGGAGGAGTAATTAGTGCCTATTAATTTATTTTCCAAGGCATTTCATTCATCTGATAGAATAAGGTCCGCTGATAAAATTACTAATGTTAAAGAATTCGGTGCAGTTGGCAACGGAATTATAGATGATTCTACCTCCATTCAAAACGCTATAGATCATACAGCTTCTATTGGCGGAGGCACAGTATTTTTTCCCAATGGAACTTATTTGGTAAAAAACAATATTATACTTAGAAATAAAGTAAATCTTTTAGGCATCAAGGGTAGCAGTCAATTAATATTTGACGATACCTTCGTTGGTACAAAACCAAATAATCCAAATAAAGTTTATCATCCAGCTATGTGGAATGAACATAATCAACGCACGTATAACCAAGCTACAGCAGATAGTTTTGCTATACGTGATTTAATTTTTGCCAAGTCCACTACAAATGCTGATTTAAAAGTAATAATTTTTCTCTCCAATACAAATGGTGTATTTATTGAAGGATGCCAATTTGATATGTCAGGAACTGTAGATTCCCTTGCATTATATGTATTTTCCTGCAATTATAATCTGACACTTCAAAATAACACATTTACTAATCTAACTGGCACTGATAAGGGCGGTGGTGTTTGGATTTGTAATCTTACCGATAAGCCTAATGAAATTAACAAAACCTATAATATAAACATTAATAATAATGATTTTATTATTAATAGCGGCGATGAAACCTTGGGGCTATACGGAAGAGATGGCATTGTCAAATCAGTAAATATAACTAATAATAAATTTTTCACCTTAAAAA
This region includes:
- a CDS encoding NAD-dependent protein deacylase, with amino-acid sequence MSVEKLSKVLESSDNIVFFGGAGMSTESGIADFRSQNGLYKTSTGYEYPAETMLSHSFFVSHTNDFYRFYKEKMIFKDAKPNAGHIALARLESMSKLKAVITQNIDGLHQLGGSKNVFELHGSVHRNYCIGCHAFYDLDAIINSDDIVPLCSHCGGIIKPDVVLYEEPLDDNIVNGAVNAIKNADVLIVGGTSLVVYPAAGLINYFGGENLILINKSTTQYDSKADLVIHDSIGKVLSTAVNML
- a CDS encoding S-layer homology domain-containing protein yields the protein MTFLKFFKQKIKYSDQNISNKKNSQRLSKTIAVVLSSVLIFQTGLVSAAVADEQVSNAYNASKNGQAVISNLKYTDISKAGYDLKDAIYQNGALGIFPSLGSTVFNPNGSISKEMALYLVYMAANRAQDITTQGQTLNDSRPAAQKKTSLQSVLYDGSLQLAANEGLISLQDLADAMQTDQTSLEASAFKRSSAVTRQEFATWLAKALMLLPVYNQQELFNSFADWKSAKAENVPYIEAILENNIMSGDGRGNFNPNQAVTRSQVARILKNAEHVILPLRNMEKRTATIEEKRSTKDTSKGYQIDYNTYYVRNSDGLLDTITVEAQYQKPTTTSNELTGSAQVSSRTEIPVYKNGNITNSNSLAVGDRIEYIAGIEDMTVQYARVLSSNKEIGYKAAIVNSVNSNGRTINITPLKQEIEYPNQDVADPKPQTYADGSIVYENKSYSNGVINALTKAKVEVSDIKPGSIVIIGLKQDMIVEITPITVKKEREQGLVAGIVEENNPQLGYITLYNEDGTGKTPLETSTLRTFNYADPNAVEVFKNHVPAELSDIEPGDTVFIRIDDSGAISSISGVPNYSIYYGKIINKKINTITVETEKGKQLIYSTNGVNVIKEGKLTKLSQLQNGDKVKLIVNVAPNVTVLKEIVIEGGDKLVANVYKGTFEGYDDLSDKIVLSNPWTLYKGQWIKNTTDPFMTINVGSNFKAYFDGSERTISTLNTYLNGNTVYVVSEKDYGNGENGVAASFIDNSDKEVAYNDKVYNTTSSNSFTLEKSLDNIAINNGTIVVKNGRLVQGGSVAPNDYAYVMANRDAETGKLIAGIVSIEDRPGAEAIQLYRGRIRSINEYKSVTLQSYARLEGTNWNYANTPITFNLSADTRITDTDGIIGQGDFSIYNDDGTFYDRTIYILSDGVNAVEISTAPYGNFNITGVVASMSGETIGEDGSILKQADAIALRNCKYYDATKHLWVEMKDSNFKLLTNSLIIKNNKRINPSEIKKGDKIRVLKKDNTTTGDAYIVIVEE